One Pyrus communis chromosome 4, drPyrComm1.1, whole genome shotgun sequence genomic region harbors:
- the LOC137732284 gene encoding calcium-binding protein CP1-like, producing the protein MCPSGRTLSVETATTTLTSDFRPAFDVLDADRDGKISKDDLRAFYAGLSSSAADENLIGSMMSAADSDNDGFVQYEEFERVLACGDGAKSSGVMEDVFKVMDKDGDGKLSHEDLKSYMSSAGFVATDEDIKAMIKLGGGDENQGVTYAGLLKILAVDQVGEAP; encoded by the coding sequence ATGTGTCCCTCCGGCCGAACTCTCAGCGTGGAGACCGCGACGACTACGCTCACCTCTGACTTCCGTCCAGCATTTGACGTTCTGGACGCCGACCGCGACGGCAAGATCAGCAAAGACGACCTCCGAGCCTTCTACGCCGGCCTCTCCAGCTCCGCCGCCGACGAAAACCTAATCGGATCGATGATGTCGGCCGCCGATTCCGACAACGACGGGTTCGTCCAGTACGAGGAGTTCGAGCGCGTCTTGGCGTGCGGCGACGGCGCGAAAAGCTCGGGAGTGATGGAGGACGTGTTCAAGGTGATGGACAAGGACGGCGACGGAAAGCTCAGCCACGAGGACCTGAAGAGCTACATGAGCAGCGCCGGCTTCGTCGCCACCGATGAAGATATCAAGGCCATGATTAAACTGGGCGGCGGCGATGAGAACCAAGGCGTGACGTATGCTGGCTTGCTTAAAATCCTGGCCGTTGATCAAGTCGGCGAAGCGCCTTGA
- the LOC137732646 gene encoding DNA replication complex GINS protein SLD5-like, with translation MDSGLGLDSGLESGSTEDYETDVELLKRAWRQEKAAPEVLQFESALIRRIIEQIQLMEETVEEFTESGIDPLTVSLYQMDLDRTQFLLRSYYRIRLQKIEKYMFHIRDNAESLDMVSSCRCCADLQTHLEKSILLQLPSTYQSVFRQSSEKETDMVPRHQMDTFVVCKTKYYLGHIQLEDDGESDSSASQRPLDEPFEMEPNVLYFVRYKAVKKFVEEGEIDLY, from the exons ATGGACTCGGGTTTGGGTTTGGATTCGGGTCTGGAATCAGGGTCAACGGAGGATTACGAGACGGACGTGGAGCTTCTGAAGAGGGCGTGGCGGCAGGAGAAGGCTGCTCCGGAGGTTCTTCAGTTCGAGAGTGCTTTGATTCGGAGAATCATTGAGCAGATCCAATTGATG GAAGAAACTGTGGAGGAGTTCACTGAGAGCGGTATTGATCCGCTTACCGTGTCACTGTACCAGATGGATTTGGACAGAACTCAGTTTTTGTTGAGATCTTATTACCGAATTCGTTTGCAGAAG ATTGAGAAATACATGTTTCACATTCGGGATAATGCTGAAAGCC TTGACATGGTTAGTAGTTGCAGGTGCTGCGCTGATTTGCAGACGCATCTTGAAAAGAGCATTCTGTTGCAGTTGCCTTCTACTTATCAGTCTGTATTCCGTCAATCAAGTGAAAAGGAGACTGACATGG TGCCGAGACACCAAATGGATACATTTGTTGTCTGCAAAACCAAGTACTATCTTGGACATATCCAGCTCGAGGACGATGGAGAATCAGATAGCAG TGCGAGCCAGAGACCATTGGACGAGCCGTTTGAGATGGAGCCTAATGTGTTGTACTTTGTACGTTATAAAGCAGTGAAAAAATTTGTAGAGGAAGGGGAGATTGATTTATACTGA
- the LOC137730924 gene encoding uncharacterized protein, translated as MAAKSNRTPILHAFVFALSLLVFQSESAPQAFRRDPGHPQWHHGAFHDVRDSVRSDVRRMLHSRAEVPFQVPLEVNVVLIGFNGDGGYRYSIDSHKLEDFLKISFPSHRPSCLETGEPLDIEHQIVYNAFPAGQPELIALEKALKEAMVAAGNTRETDFGRQVPLYEVDATVVEPMFQKLYSYIFDIENAANSAANMDRQIPSAIFIVNFDKVRMDPRNKDIDLDSLMYGKLSQLTEEDMKNQEGDYIYRYRYNGGGASQVWLGSGRFVVIDLSAGPCTYGKIETEEGTVSSRSLPRLRNVMVPRGLGAASDHPTHDVFVGQLASLVSTTVEHVIAPDVRFETVDLTTRLLLPIIVLQNHNRYNIIDKGHNYSINIEAIEAEVKKMVHVGQEVVIVGGSHSLHRHEKLSIAVSKAMRSHSLQETRNDGRFHVHTKTYLDGAILKEEMERSADVLAAGLLEVADPSLSSKFFLRQHWADQTENSSDSILKHKPLWTTYDSKRGKKKKKVVRKQGDIYRTYGTRVIPVFVLSLADVDSQLMMEDESLVWTSKDVVIVLEHQNEKIPLSYVSETQRRHNFPSQAQRHILAGLASAVGGLSAPYEKASHIHERPVVNWLWAAGCHPFGPFSNTSQVSQILQDVALRNTIYARVDSALRKIRETSETVQTFAAEYLKTPLGEPVKGKKNKSTTELWVEKFYKKTTNLPEPFPHELVERLENFLDNLEEQLVDLSSSLYGHRLQEAHLNSSEILQSSIFTQQYVDHVLATEREKMKCCDIEYKYPVQSSQTYIYGGILIAGFIVYFVVIFFSNPVR; from the exons ATGGCTGCCAAATCAAATCGAACACCAATATTACATGCCTTTGTTTTTGCACTGAGCCTGCTAGTATTTCAATCCGAGTCCGCGCCTCAGGCTTTCCGGCGAGATCCCGGTCACCCTCAGTGGCACCACGGCGCCTTCCACGACGTTCGAGATAGCGTCCGATCCGATGTCCGCCGCATGCTCCACTCTCGCGCCGAG GTGCCGTTTCAGGTTCCTCTCGAAGTGAATGTGGTTCTTATTGGCTTCAATGGCGATGGAGGCTATAGGTACTCCATCGATTCGCACAAATTGGAAGATTTTCTGAAAATCAGCTTCCCATCGCATAGGCCTTCCTGCCTTGAGACAGGAGAACCTCTCGATATCGAGCATCAAATTGTTTATAATGCCTTTCCG GCTGGGCAGCCAGAACTAATAGCTCTTGAGAAGGCACTGAAAGAAGCTATGGTTGCTGCAGGAAACACAAGAGAG ACTGATTTTGGAAGGCAAGTACCTCTGTATGAAGTGGATGCAACTGTAGTGGAGCCAATGTTTCAGAAGTTATATTCCTACATATTTGACATAGAGAATGCTGCTAATTCTGCTGCGAATATGGATCGGCAAATTCCGAGTGCAATATTTATTGTCAATTTTGATAAG gTAAGGATGGATCCTAGGAATAAGGACATTGATCTTGACAGCTTAATGTATGGAAAACTTAGCCAGCTAACTGAGGAAGATATGAAAAACCAAGAGGGAGACTACATTTATCGCTATCGATACAATGGAGGAGGTGCCTCTCAAGTTTGGCTTGGCTCTGGCAG ATTTGTTGTGATCGATCTCTCAGCAGGCCCATGCACATATGGAAAGATTGAAACTGAAGAGGGAACCGTCAGTTCTAGGTCACTGCCACGACTTCGCAATGTGATGGTTCCAAGAGGTTTGGGTGCAGCTAGTGATCATCCTACACATGATGTATTTGTTGGACAACTTGCGTCTTTAGTGTCCACCACAGTTGAGCATGTTATAGCTCCAGATGTTAG ATTTGAAACTGTTGACTTGACAACAAGGCTGCTATTACCAATAATTGTCCTGCAAAATCACAATCGGTACAATATAATAGACAAAGGCCACAACTACAGCATAAATATTGAAGCAATTGAGGCAGAG GTGAAGAAAATGGTTCATGTTGGCCAAGAAGTTGTGATCGTTGGGGGTTCACATTCATTGCATCGCCATGAGAAGTTGTCTATTGCTGTTTCAAAAGCTATGCGAAGCCATTCGCTGCAAGAAACTAGGAACGATGGACGCTTCCATGTTCATACCAAGACTTATCTGGATGGTGCTATTCTTAAAGAA GAGATGGAACGTTCTGCTGATGTGCTTGCTGCTGGTTTGCTTGAAGTGGCTGACCCATCTCTTTCAAGTAAATTTTTCCTCCGCCAG CATTGGGCAGATCAAACTGAAAATTCAAGTGACTCTATACTAAAGCATAAACCTCTTTGGACTACTTATGACTCAAAACGtggcaagaaaaagaagaaagtagTAAGGAAACAAGGAGATATCTACCGGACTTATGGAACAAGAGTGATTCCTGT CTTTGTGCTATCATTGGCTGATGTGGATTCACAACTTATGATGGAAGACGAAAGTCTTGTATGGACAAGCAAAGATGTCGTGATTGTACTTGAGCACCAAAATGAGAAGATACCTCTTAG TTATGTTTCAGAAACACAGAGAAGACACAACTTTCCTTCTCAGGCACAACGCCATATATTGGCAGGGCTTGCCTCCGCTGTTGGTGGGTTGAGTGCACCATATGAGAAGGCTTCTCATATACATGAAAGGCCAGTTGTAAATTGGCTTTGGGCAGCTGGTTGTCATCCGTTTGGACCATTCTCTAATACTTCTCAAGTCAGTCAAATTCTTCAGGATGTTGCGTTG AGGAACACAATATATGCACGTGTAGATTCTGCACTCCGTAAAATTCGCGAAACATCAGAG ACTGTACAAACTTTTGCCGCAGAGTATCTGAAAACTCCCCTTGGTGAACCAGTGAAGGGCAAGAAGAACAAATCAACCACTGAACTGTGGGTGGAGAAGTTTTACAAAAAAACAACTAACTTGCCCGAACCCTTCCCGCATGAATTAGTTGAGAGATTGGAGAACTTCTTGGAT AACCTCGAGGAACAGCTTGTAGACTTGTCTTCGTCACTATATGGTCATCGCTTACAAGAAGCACATCTAAACAGTTCAGAGATTCTCCAGAGTTCCATATTTACTCAGCA GTATGTAGACCATGTTCTGGCGACTGAGAGGGAAAAGATGAAGTGCTGCGACATTGAGTACAAGTATCCTGTGCAGTCATCTCAAACCTATATCTACGGGGGGATTCTCATTGCCGGATTCATTGTATATTTTGTggtcattttcttttcaaatcctGTGCGCTGA
- the LOC137731339 gene encoding probable protein phosphatase 2C 42 isoform X2 codes for MLQALMNLLSLCWRPFGRGDGEGLSSVGIVGAANNGGGGGGRDGKDNLLWFRDFGKYAWGDFSMAVVQANQVLEDQSQIESGPFGTFVGVYDGHGGPETARYVCDNLFRHFQAISAESEGVVTAETIQNAFLRTEEGFTALVSELWGNKPQVATVGSCCLVGVICQGTLFVANLGDSRCVLGKKVGNTGEVAAIQLSTEHNANLEEVRHELKDLHPHDPQIVVLKHGVWRVKGIIQVSKSIGDVYMKHARFNREPISAKFRLPEPMTMPILSAEPTILSHPLHPNDSFLIFASDGLWEHLSNEQAVEIVHNHPHAGSAKRLVKTALQEAARKREMRYSDLRKIDKKVRRHFHDDITVIVLFLNHDLISRGRVEEPPVSIKSARDQG; via the exons ATGCTTCAGGCATTGATGAATCTGCTCTCTCTTTGCTGGAGGCCATTTGGGCGCGGCGACGGTGAGGGACTCAGCTCTGTTGGAATCGTCGGCGCTGCGAATAACGGAGGCGGCGGAGGAGGACGGGATGGCAAAGATAACTTGCTTTGGTTCCGAGATTTTGGAAAGTACGCGTGGGGCGATTTCTCTATGGCGGTGGTCCAGGCCAATCAGGTGCTCGAGGATCAGAGCCAGATCGAGTCTGGACCCTTTGGGACCTTCGTCGGCGTATACGACGGACACGGCGGCCCGGAGACCGCTCGATACGTTTGCGACAATTTATTCAGACATTTCCAAG CAATATCAGCGGAGTCTGAAGGTGTTGTGACAGCGGAGACCATTCAAAATGCTTTTCTCCGAACAGAGGAAGGGTTTACCGCCCTTGTTTCGGAGCTGTGGGGTAATAAACCCCAAGTAGCAACTGTTGGGTCATGCTGTCTGGTTGGAGTTATATGTCAGGGGACCCTATTTGTGGCAAACCTGGGAGATTCCCGTTGTGTGTTGGGAAAGAAAGTGGGCAACACCGGAGAAGTTGCTGCGATCCAGTTATCCACTGAACACAATGCAAATCTCGAGGAGGTTAGGCATGAGCTGAAAGATTTGCACCCACATGATCCTCAAATTGTCGTTTTAAAGCATGGAGTTTGGAGAGTAAAAGGCATTATCCAG GTATCTAAATCTATAGGTGACGTATATATGAAACATGCAAGGTTTAACAGGGAGCCGATTAGTGCAAAGTTCAGACTTCCCGAACCAATGACCATGCCTATCTTGTCTGCCGAACCAACCATTCTTTCTCATCCTCTCCATCCAAACGATTCTTTTCTTATATTTGCTTCTGATGGTCTATGGGAACACTTGAGTAATGAACAAGCTGTTGAAATTGTCCACAATCATCCACATGCG GGGAGTGCCAAGCGGCTTGTTAAGACGGCTCTCCAAGAAGCTGCAAGAAAAAGAGAGATGCGATATTCAGATCTTCGGAAAATTGACAAGAAGGTCCGACGCCATTTTCACGATGATATTACTGTCATTGTTTTATTCTTAAACCATGACCTAATATCCAGAGGGAGAGTGGAAGAGCCCCCAGTCTCAATAAAAAGTGCCCGTGACCAAGGATAA
- the LOC137731339 gene encoding probable protein phosphatase 2C 42 isoform X1, with product MLQALMNLLSLCWRPFGRGDGEGLSSVGIVGAANNGGGGGGRDGKDNLLWFRDFGKYAWGDFSMAVVQANQVLEDQSQIESGPFGTFVGVYDGHGGPETARYVCDNLFRHFQAISAESEGVVTAETIQNAFLRTEEGFTALVSELWGNKPQVATVGSCCLVGVICQGTLFVANLGDSRCVLGKKVGNTGEVAAIQLSTEHNANLEEVRHELKDLHPHDPQIVVLKHGVWRVKGIIQVSKSIGDVYMKHARFNREPISAKFRLPEPMTMPILSAEPTILSHPLHPNDSFLIFASDGLWEHLSNEQAVEIVHNHPHA from the exons ATGCTTCAGGCATTGATGAATCTGCTCTCTCTTTGCTGGAGGCCATTTGGGCGCGGCGACGGTGAGGGACTCAGCTCTGTTGGAATCGTCGGCGCTGCGAATAACGGAGGCGGCGGAGGAGGACGGGATGGCAAAGATAACTTGCTTTGGTTCCGAGATTTTGGAAAGTACGCGTGGGGCGATTTCTCTATGGCGGTGGTCCAGGCCAATCAGGTGCTCGAGGATCAGAGCCAGATCGAGTCTGGACCCTTTGGGACCTTCGTCGGCGTATACGACGGACACGGCGGCCCGGAGACCGCTCGATACGTTTGCGACAATTTATTCAGACATTTCCAAG CAATATCAGCGGAGTCTGAAGGTGTTGTGACAGCGGAGACCATTCAAAATGCTTTTCTCCGAACAGAGGAAGGGTTTACCGCCCTTGTTTCGGAGCTGTGGGGTAATAAACCCCAAGTAGCAACTGTTGGGTCATGCTGTCTGGTTGGAGTTATATGTCAGGGGACCCTATTTGTGGCAAACCTGGGAGATTCCCGTTGTGTGTTGGGAAAGAAAGTGGGCAACACCGGAGAAGTTGCTGCGATCCAGTTATCCACTGAACACAATGCAAATCTCGAGGAGGTTAGGCATGAGCTGAAAGATTTGCACCCACATGATCCTCAAATTGTCGTTTTAAAGCATGGAGTTTGGAGAGTAAAAGGCATTATCCAG GTATCTAAATCTATAGGTGACGTATATATGAAACATGCAAGGTTTAACAGGGAGCCGATTAGTGCAAAGTTCAGACTTCCCGAACCAATGACCATGCCTATCTTGTCTGCCGAACCAACCATTCTTTCTCATCCTCTCCATCCAAACGATTCTTTTCTTATATTTGCTTCTGATGGTCTATGGGAACACTTGAGTAATGAACAAGCTGTTGAAATTGTCCACAATCATCCACATGCG tGA